Proteins found in one Flavobacterium channae genomic segment:
- a CDS encoding ATP-dependent Clp protease ATP-binding subunit, with protein MDDNFSPRVKDVITYSKEEALRLGHDFIGTEHLMLGILRDGNGKAINILNNLGIDLSHLRKKVEILSPANPNGIQNLEKQNLHLTRQAERALKTTFLEAKLFNNSEISTAHLLLCILRNENDPTTKLLNKIKIDYETVKEQYTAMMTNEDDYLENLPKAESFNDDNGNDEGMKDSGFSNTPPSGSKTNKKSKTPVLDNFGRDLTEMAEEGKLDPVVGREKEIERVSQILSRRKKNNPLLIGEPGVGKSAIAEGLALRIIKKKVSRNLFNKRVVTLDLASLVAGTKYRGQFEERMKAVMNELEKNDDIILFIDEIHTIVGAGGATGSLDASNMFKPALARGEIQCVGATTLDEYRQYIEKDGALERRFQKVIVEPTSVEETITILNNIKPKYEDHHNVIYTPEAIEACVKLTNRYMTDRFLPDKAIDALDEAGSRVHIINIDVPKQILELEKKLEEVRELKNTVVKKQKYEEAAKLRDDEKRIEKDLAIAQEQWEEDSKNNKVTVTEDNVADVVSMMTGIPVNRIAQTESNKLAHLPELIKGKVIGQDEAVQKIAKSIQRNRAGLKDPNKPIGSFIFLGQTGVGKTQLAKVIAKELFDSEDALVRIDMSEYMEKFAISRLVGAPPGYVGYEEGGQLTEKVRRKPYCVVLLDEIEKAHPDVFNMMLQVLDDGHLTDSLGRKIDFRNTIIIMTSNVGARQLKDFGTGVGFGTASKQAQTEEHSKGIIENALKKAFAPEFLNRIDDVIVFNALEKHDIDKIIDIEMDKLYLRVKDLGYTLVLSEKAKDFIADKGFDKQFGARPLKRAIQKYVEDALAEEIITHKIHEGDQIFMDLDENSQELKIEIKKLEEPSS; from the coding sequence ATGGACGATAATTTTTCACCAAGAGTTAAAGATGTAATTACCTACAGTAAAGAAGAAGCTTTACGTTTAGGTCATGACTTTATTGGTACTGAACATTTAATGCTCGGGATACTAAGAGACGGTAATGGTAAAGCAATAAATATTTTAAACAACTTAGGAATAGATTTATCTCATCTAAGAAAAAAAGTTGAAATTCTGAGCCCTGCCAACCCTAATGGAATTCAAAATTTAGAAAAACAAAATTTACATCTTACTAGACAAGCCGAAAGAGCTTTGAAAACCACATTTTTAGAAGCTAAATTATTCAATAATTCTGAGATTAGCACAGCACATCTTTTGTTGTGTATTTTAAGAAATGAAAATGACCCTACAACAAAATTATTGAATAAAATCAAAATAGATTACGAAACCGTTAAAGAGCAATATACAGCCATGATGACAAACGAAGACGATTATTTAGAAAATTTACCGAAAGCAGAATCGTTCAACGATGATAACGGAAATGATGAAGGTATGAAAGACAGTGGCTTTAGTAACACTCCTCCTTCTGGAAGCAAAACAAACAAAAAGTCTAAAACTCCTGTTTTAGATAACTTTGGTCGTGACTTAACTGAAATGGCTGAAGAAGGGAAACTTGATCCAGTTGTGGGTCGAGAAAAAGAAATAGAAAGAGTTTCTCAAATTTTAAGTAGAAGAAAGAAAAACAATCCGCTTTTAATTGGAGAACCAGGAGTTGGAAAATCAGCAATTGCTGAAGGATTAGCATTGCGAATCATTAAGAAAAAAGTATCTCGAAACTTATTCAATAAACGTGTAGTTACACTTGATTTAGCAAGTTTAGTTGCTGGTACAAAATATCGCGGTCAATTCGAAGAGCGAATGAAAGCTGTAATGAATGAATTAGAGAAAAACGATGATATTATCTTATTCATTGATGAAATCCACACTATTGTTGGTGCTGGTGGCGCTACTGGTTCGCTTGATGCTTCAAACATGTTTAAACCTGCTTTAGCTAGAGGTGAAATTCAATGTGTTGGTGCAACTACTTTAGATGAATACCGTCAATATATTGAAAAAGATGGCGCATTAGAAAGACGTTTTCAAAAAGTAATTGTAGAACCAACATCTGTTGAAGAAACAATTACCATTTTAAATAACATTAAACCTAAATACGAAGATCATCACAATGTTATTTACACACCAGAAGCTATTGAAGCGTGTGTTAAATTAACAAATAGATATATGACAGACCGTTTTCTTCCAGACAAAGCTATTGATGCTTTAGACGAAGCTGGCTCACGTGTTCATATCATCAATATCGATGTTCCAAAACAAATCTTGGAATTAGAGAAAAAATTAGAAGAAGTTCGTGAATTAAAAAACACCGTTGTTAAAAAACAAAAATATGAGGAAGCAGCTAAACTTCGTGACGATGAAAAACGAATCGAAAAAGATTTAGCAATTGCTCAAGAACAATGGGAAGAAGATTCTAAAAACAACAAAGTAACGGTAACTGAAGACAACGTTGCAGATGTCGTTTCTATGATGACAGGAATCCCAGTAAATCGTATTGCTCAGACTGAAAGTAATAAATTAGCTCACTTACCTGAACTAATTAAAGGTAAGGTAATTGGACAAGACGAAGCAGTTCAAAAAATCGCAAAATCAATTCAAAGAAATCGTGCTGGATTAAAAGATCCAAACAAGCCAATTGGTTCGTTTATTTTCTTAGGACAAACTGGTGTTGGAAAAACACAATTAGCAAAAGTTATAGCTAAAGAATTGTTCGATTCTGAAGATGCCTTAGTACGTATCGATATGAGTGAATACATGGAGAAATTTGCGATTTCTAGATTAGTTGGAGCGCCTCCAGGATACGTTGGCTATGAAGAAGGCGGTCAATTAACTGAAAAAGTTCGTAGAAAACCATATTGTGTAGTACTTTTAGATGAAATTGAAAAAGCACACCCAGATGTATTCAACATGATGCTTCAAGTTTTAGACGATGGTCATTTAACAGATAGTTTAGGTCGTAAAATCGATTTTAGAAATACAATTATCATCATGACATCAAACGTTGGTGCTCGTCAATTAAAAGACTTTGGTACTGGTGTTGGATTTGGAACTGCTTCAAAACAAGCACAAACCGAAGAACATTCAAAAGGAATTATCGAAAATGCCTTGAAAAAAGCATTCGCTCCAGAATTCTTGAATCGTATTGATGATGTAATTGTTTTCAATGCGTTAGAAAAACATGATATTGATAAAATTATTGATATCGAAATGGATAAATTGTATTTAAGAGTTAAAGATTTAGGCTATACGCTTGTTCTTTCTGAAAAAGCAAAAGATTTCATTGCTGATAAAGGTTTCGATAAGCAATTTGGAGCCCGTCCTTTAAAAAGAGCTATTCAAAAATATGTGGAAGATGCTCTTGCTGAGGAAATCATCACACATAAAATTCATGAAGGCGACCAAATTTTCATGGATTTAGATGAAAATAGTCAAGAACTCAAAATAGAAATCAAAAAATTAGAAGAACCAAGCTCATAG
- the rimK gene encoding 30S ribosomal protein S6--L-glutamate ligase gives MLDKVIVGSEEWCSFPTLGIPTIKARVDSGAKTSALHAINIVTFEKDSENWVKFDINPIQNNAKAVIHCEAPLVDKRVVKSSSGYREQRYVIKTKLEIGGKTWEIEVTLTNRDSMGFRMLLGREAMSGRVLVDPEQRYLLGQPTTEKLKEYYYASNESKKGLKIGLLASNPELYSNKRILEAGELRGHEMHFLNLKYCYMKLDATKPEIHYRGGKVLNDFDAVIPRIRPSMTYYGCALTRQFEALKVFALNNSAAISQSRDKLFSLQLLLNNGVDIPTTGFANSPLDTDDLIKMVGGSPLIVKLLEGTQGKGVVLAETKKAAESVINAFKSLNANILVQEFIKEANGKDLRLFVVDGKVVAAMQREAAPGEFRANIHMGGTASVVKITSEEKKIAIKAAKAMNLKVAGVDIIRSSKGPLLLEVNSSPGLEGIEGATQKDIAGEMIKAIEKNFKWK, from the coding sequence ATGTTAGACAAAGTTATTGTAGGTAGTGAAGAATGGTGTTCCTTCCCTACTTTAGGAATTCCAACAATTAAAGCTCGTGTTGATTCGGGTGCTAAAACTTCTGCACTTCATGCAATCAATATCGTTACATTTGAAAAAGACAGTGAAAATTGGGTTAAATTTGACATCAACCCAATTCAAAATAATGCTAAAGCAGTAATTCATTGTGAAGCTCCTTTAGTAGACAAACGCGTTGTTAAGAGCTCGAGTGGCTATAGAGAACAACGTTATGTTATTAAAACAAAACTCGAAATTGGTGGAAAAACTTGGGAAATCGAAGTTACACTTACCAACCGTGACTCAATGGGATTCCGTATGTTACTTGGTCGTGAAGCAATGTCAGGACGAGTTTTAGTTGACCCAGAACAACGCTATCTTTTAGGACAACCAACTACTGAAAAACTTAAAGAGTATTACTACGCTTCAAATGAATCTAAAAAAGGATTAAAAATAGGCTTATTAGCAAGTAATCCTGAATTATATAGCAACAAACGAATTTTAGAAGCCGGAGAATTAAGAGGCCATGAAATGCACTTCTTAAATTTGAAGTATTGCTACATGAAATTAGATGCAACAAAACCTGAAATTCATTATCGTGGAGGAAAAGTATTAAATGATTTTGATGCGGTAATACCTAGAATTCGCCCAAGCATGACCTATTACGGTTGTGCGTTAACGAGACAGTTTGAAGCATTAAAAGTATTTGCTTTAAACAATTCTGCTGCTATAAGTCAATCAAGAGATAAATTATTTTCTTTACAATTACTATTAAATAACGGAGTTGATATTCCTACAACAGGATTTGCTAATTCACCATTAGATACAGACGACTTAATTAAGATGGTTGGTGGTTCCCCATTAATTGTAAAATTATTAGAAGGAACACAAGGAAAAGGAGTTGTTTTAGCCGAAACTAAGAAAGCTGCTGAATCCGTTATCAATGCCTTTAAGAGCTTAAATGCAAATATTTTAGTTCAAGAATTTATTAAAGAAGCAAACGGTAAAGACTTGAGGTTGTTTGTGGTAGATGGTAAAGTTGTTGCGGCAATGCAAAGAGAAGCAGCACCCGGAGAATTTAGAGCAAACATTCATATGGGAGGAACTGCATCTGTAGTAAAAATTACTTCAGAAGAAAAGAAAATTGCCATTAAAGCAGCCAAAGCTATGAACTTAAAAGTTGCGGGTGTTGATATTATTCGTTCGTCAAAAGGGCCTTTATTGTTAGAGGTAAATTCATCTCCAGGACTTGAAGGAATTGAAGGCGCAACACAAAAAGACATTGCAGGAGAAATGATCAAAGCAATTGAGAAAAACTTTAAATGGAAATAG
- a CDS encoding GldL-related protein: MKKQFKIPLVLFLFGMAITTIGALFKIMHWPGASLLLIVGMLTEAAAILALIVTILKKQ; encoded by the coding sequence ATGAAAAAGCAATTTAAAATACCATTGGTTTTATTTCTTTTTGGAATGGCAATCACAACTATTGGCGCACTCTTCAAAATAATGCATTGGCCAGGTGCTAGTTTATTGTTAATTGTTGGAATGCTAACAGAAGCCGCTGCTATACTTGCTTTAATCGTGACTATTTTAAAGAAACAATAA
- a CDS encoding DUF421 domain-containing protein, which translates to MNQYVDIIVRSVAVYFFMLIALRIFGKKELSQLNTADVILILLISNSVQNAMVGSNTTLYGGIIAAFSLFLINFIFKKVMLKSKLIKELVQDKPEILIHNGKIEFKTLARLRITSEELEEAMREHGIEYYKDVKLAMFEIDGNISIISGNENLKQTHHKRKVHKTLGELNN; encoded by the coding sequence ATGAATCAATATGTTGACATCATCGTAAGAAGTGTTGCAGTTTACTTTTTTATGCTAATTGCTTTACGCATTTTTGGTAAAAAAGAACTTTCTCAACTAAATACTGCTGATGTCATCTTAATTTTATTGATTAGTAATTCAGTCCAAAATGCAATGGTAGGTTCGAACACTACATTGTATGGAGGGATAATTGCAGCTTTTTCGCTTTTCTTAATCAATTTTATTTTTAAGAAAGTGATGCTGAAATCTAAATTAATTAAAGAATTAGTTCAAGACAAACCCGAAATTTTAATACACAACGGAAAGATTGAATTTAAAACCCTTGCTCGATTAAGAATTACATCAGAAGAACTTGAAGAAGCCATGCGTGAACACGGAATTGAATATTATAAAGATGTAAAATTAGCCATGTTTGAAATCGATGGTAATATCAGTATTATTTCAGGAAATGAAAACTTAAAACAAACTCACCATAAGAGAAAAGTTCATAAAACATTAGGAGAATTAAATAATTAA
- the hutH gene encoding histidine ammonia-lyase, whose amino-acid sequence METTHYISSDLLSIDMINDIVFQGKQLALSEEAIVNIEKCRKYLDDKMQSNSTPIYGINTGFGSLCNVKISNENLSKLQENLVKSHACGTGEEVPSEIVKIMLLLKIQSLSYGHSGVQLVTVQRLIDFYNNDVFPVIYTQGSLGASGDLAPLAHLSLPLLGEGEVYVDGFRQPASKVLEKFGWQPIVLQSKEGLALLNGTQFMSAYGVYCLIKAEKISYLADVISAVSLEGFDGRLEPFTDLIHLVRPHKGQVQTAERMRDLLEDSEIIAQPKVHVQDPYSFRCIPQVHGASKDTIDYVKKVFRTEINSVTDNPNIFVGEDMIISGGNFHGQPLALALDFLGMALSELGSISERRTYQLISGLRNLPAFLVNDPGLNSGFMIPQYTAASIASQNKQLATPASIDSIVSSNGQEDHVSMGANAATKTLRIVENVERILAIELLNGSQALEFRRPLKSSEFIESFVKSYREEVPFVSEDRILHYDIEKSVSFLNSFQIEMED is encoded by the coding sequence ATGGAAACTACACATTATATAAGTTCAGATTTATTGTCAATTGATATGATTAATGACATTGTTTTTCAAGGAAAACAATTGGCATTATCAGAAGAAGCTATTGTAAACATTGAAAAATGTAGAAAGTATTTAGACGATAAAATGCAATCCAATTCTACACCTATTTATGGAATTAACACTGGTTTTGGATCGTTATGTAATGTAAAAATTTCAAATGAGAATTTGTCTAAGTTACAAGAAAACTTAGTAAAATCGCATGCATGTGGAACAGGAGAGGAAGTACCTTCTGAAATTGTAAAAATCATGTTGTTGCTTAAAATTCAATCGTTAAGCTACGGACATTCGGGTGTTCAGTTAGTAACAGTGCAACGTTTGATTGACTTTTATAACAATGATGTTTTTCCAGTAATTTACACACAAGGTTCTCTTGGTGCATCTGGAGATTTAGCTCCTTTAGCGCATTTATCATTACCATTATTAGGAGAAGGTGAAGTTTATGTAGATGGTTTCAGACAACCAGCTTCTAAAGTATTAGAGAAATTTGGTTGGCAACCTATCGTTTTACAATCAAAAGAAGGTTTGGCTTTATTGAATGGAACGCAATTCATGAGTGCTTACGGTGTTTACTGTTTGATTAAAGCAGAGAAAATTTCGTATTTAGCAGATGTAATTAGTGCTGTTTCATTAGAAGGATTTGATGGTAGATTAGAACCATTTACTGATTTAATTCACTTAGTTCGCCCACATAAAGGTCAAGTACAAACTGCGGAAAGAATGCGCGATTTGTTAGAAGATAGCGAAATCATTGCACAACCTAAAGTTCATGTGCAAGATCCGTATTCATTTAGATGTATCCCTCAAGTGCATGGTGCTTCAAAAGATACGATTGATTATGTGAAGAAAGTATTCCGTACTGAAATTAATTCGGTTACTGATAACCCCAATATTTTTGTTGGAGAAGATATGATTATTTCTGGTGGAAATTTCCACGGACAACCATTAGCTTTAGCTTTGGATTTCTTAGGAATGGCTTTATCAGAATTAGGAAGTATTTCTGAAAGAAGAACGTATCAGTTAATTTCTGGATTACGTAATTTACCTGCTTTCTTAGTTAATGATCCAGGATTGAATTCAGGTTTCATGATTCCACAATATACAGCGGCAAGTATTGCAAGCCAAAATAAACAATTGGCTACGCCAGCAAGTATCGACAGTATTGTTTCATCAAATGGTCAAGAAGATCACGTGAGTATGGGAGCAAATGCAGCTACAAAAACATTACGTATTGTTGAAAATGTAGAACGTATTTTAGCAATCGAATTATTAAACGGTTCACAAGCATTAGAATTCAGAAGACCATTGAAATCAAGCGAGTTTATTGAAAGTTTTGTGAAATCGTATCGCGAGGAAGTTCCGTTTGTATCAGAAGATAGAATTTTACATTATGATATAGAAAAATCAGTTTCGTTTTTGAATAGTTTTCAAATAGAAATGGAAGATTAA
- a CDS encoding homoserine kinase: MNEIKIFCPATVANLSCGFDIIGLCLEGIGDEMIFRKKEAPGITITQITGADLPYETSKNVSGVAAQALVDHLQLDYGFEIEIHKKIKVGSGIGSSAASAAGAVYGINVLAGNPLTKKELVLFSMIGEAIASGSLHADNVAPALLGGFSLIRGYEPLDLINIESPSELHVVVIHPHIEVKTSEARAVLPKEVPLKSAIMQWGNVAGLVAGLYTEDYDLIGRSVVDVIVEPARKNLIPHFEELKQSALENGALNSGISGSGPSIFALCKGIQIAEKVKDKFNELGKEFYTSFDVHCSKVNNTGVVII; this comes from the coding sequence ATGAACGAAATAAAAATATTTTGCCCAGCAACAGTTGCTAATCTTTCTTGTGGTTTCGATATCATCGGACTGTGTTTAGAAGGCATTGGCGACGAAATGATTTTCCGTAAAAAAGAAGCACCAGGAATTACCATTACTCAAATTACCGGCGCTGATTTACCTTATGAAACTTCAAAAAATGTGTCTGGAGTTGCCGCTCAAGCTTTAGTCGATCATTTACAACTCGATTATGGTTTTGAAATTGAAATTCACAAAAAAATTAAAGTCGGAAGTGGTATTGGAAGTAGCGCAGCAAGTGCTGCTGGAGCCGTTTATGGCATTAACGTTTTAGCCGGTAATCCGTTGACTAAAAAAGAATTGGTTCTTTTTAGCATGATTGGTGAAGCCATTGCCAGTGGCTCTTTACATGCCGATAACGTTGCTCCTGCTCTTTTAGGTGGATTTTCCTTAATTAGAGGTTACGAACCTTTAGATTTAATCAATATTGAAAGCCCGAGTGAATTGCATGTTGTGGTTATTCATCCACATATTGAAGTCAAAACTTCAGAAGCCAGAGCCGTTTTACCGAAAGAGGTTCCGTTGAAAAGTGCCATTATGCAATGGGGAAATGTGGCCGGATTAGTAGCAGGTTTGTACACCGAAGATTATGACTTAATTGGTCGTTCTGTGGTTGATGTTATCGTAGAACCGGCTCGTAAAAATTTGATTCCTCATTTTGAAGAATTGAAGCAAAGTGCTTTAGAAAACGGCGCTTTGAACTCTGGAATTTCGGGTTCAGGACCTTCAATTTTTGCTTTATGCAAAGGAATTCAAATAGCTGAAAAAGTGAAAGATAAATTCAATGAATTAGGAAAAGAATTTTACACTTCTTTTGATGTTCATTGTTCTAAAGTAAACAACACTGGTGTAGTAATTATATAA
- the thrC gene encoding threonine synthase: MKYFSTNNHNIKVRFKDAVIHGLAPDKGLYFPEEIPQLPQSFFNNIENLSDTEIAYTVLQPFIGDEIPEYALKEIINETLTFDFPVVKITEDLYSLELFHGPTLAFKDVGARFMSRCLGYFNRNSNENVTVLVATSGDTGGAVANGFLGVKGVKVVILYPSKRVSDIQEKQLTTLGGNIFALEVTDTFDTCQAMVKKAFLDSSLQKYNLTSANSINVARWLPQMIYYFVAYKKLKKLQQKVVISCPSGNFGNICAGLLAYKMGLPIEQFIAATNANNTVPRFLETEEYLPSQTVATLSNAMDVSNPSNFVRILELFHQNVPELKSVFSSYSYNDLQTKKAIQELYSKYDYVADPHGAVGYLGTQKATIPNSVKVFLETAHPIKFKDAVEQVIDKELPLPDDISAIIEKEKKSIVIENYEELKESLALIYR, translated from the coding sequence ATGAAATATTTCAGTACCAATAATCACAATATAAAAGTTCGTTTTAAAGACGCTGTAATTCATGGATTAGCGCCCGATAAAGGTTTGTATTTTCCAGAAGAAATTCCGCAGTTACCACAAAGTTTTTTTAATAATATCGAAAATCTTTCGGATACCGAAATCGCTTATACCGTTTTACAACCTTTCATTGGCGACGAAATTCCGGAATATGCTTTAAAAGAAATCATCAACGAAACCTTGACTTTCGATTTTCCGGTAGTCAAAATAACGGAAGATTTGTATTCATTAGAACTTTTCCACGGACCAACATTAGCTTTTAAAGACGTTGGCGCAAGATTCATGTCGCGTTGTTTGGGTTACTTTAACAGAAATTCTAATGAAAATGTGACTGTTTTAGTTGCAACTTCCGGCGATACCGGTGGTGCGGTTGCTAATGGCTTTTTAGGCGTGAAAGGCGTAAAAGTAGTGATCCTCTACCCTTCTAAACGTGTAAGTGATATTCAGGAAAAACAATTAACTACTTTGGGAGGAAACATTTTTGCTTTGGAAGTAACCGATACTTTCGACACTTGCCAAGCTATGGTTAAAAAAGCTTTTTTGGATAGTTCATTGCAAAAATACAATCTAACTTCAGCTAATTCTATCAATGTGGCGCGTTGGTTACCTCAAATGATTTACTATTTTGTAGCTTATAAAAAACTGAAAAAGCTTCAGCAAAAAGTAGTTATTTCATGTCCAAGTGGAAATTTCGGAAACATTTGTGCCGGTTTATTGGCTTACAAAATGGGATTACCAATCGAACAATTTATCGCAGCTACCAATGCTAATAATACGGTTCCACGCTTTTTAGAAACCGAAGAATATTTACCGTCGCAAACGGTTGCCACATTATCAAACGCTATGGATGTGAGTAATCCGAGTAATTTTGTGCGAATTTTAGAATTATTCCATCAAAATGTTCCGGAATTGAAATCGGTGTTTTCGTCGTATTCGTATAATGATTTACAAACTAAAAAAGCAATCCAAGAACTATATTCTAAATACGATTACGTTGCCGATCCGCATGGAGCTGTTGGTTATTTAGGAACACAAAAAGCAACGATTCCAAATAGTGTAAAAGTATTTTTAGAAACGGCACATCCTATCAAATTTAAAGACGCTGTAGAACAAGTTATTGACAAAGAATTACCATTACCTGATGACATTTCAGCTATTATTGAAAAAGAGAAAAAATCGATTGTAATTGAGAATTACGAAGAACTAAAGGAAAGTCTGGCTTTAATTTACAGATAA
- the gcvT gene encoding glycine cleavage system aminomethyltransferase GcvT, translating into MKNTALTHIHESLGAKMVPFAGYNMPVQYEGVNVEHETVRNGVGVFDVSHMGEFFLKGENALALIQKVTSNDASKLVDGKAQYSCLPNNEGGIVDDLIVYKVADNHYMLVVNASNIEKDWNWIAEHNDLGVDMQNLSDDYSLLAIQGPKAAEAMQSLTSIDLTNMGYYTFQIGDFAGKSDVIVSATGYTGSGGFEVYFKNEDAEYIWNKVFEAGAAFGIKPIGLAARDTLRLEMGFCLYGNDINDTTSPLEAGLGWITKFDKEFTNSENLKKQKEAGVSRKLVGFEMVERGIPRHDYEIADANGNVVGIVTSGTQSPSMGIAIGMGYVPTALSTPDSEIYIRIRNKDIKAKVVKMPFYKK; encoded by the coding sequence ATGAAAAATACAGCGTTAACGCACATTCACGAAAGTTTAGGAGCTAAAATGGTTCCGTTTGCTGGATACAATATGCCAGTTCAATATGAAGGAGTAAATGTAGAACACGAAACCGTTAGAAATGGCGTGGGTGTTTTTGATGTTTCTCACATGGGAGAATTTTTCTTAAAAGGAGAAAATGCGTTGGCTTTAATTCAGAAAGTAACTTCAAATGACGCTTCTAAATTAGTTGATGGAAAAGCGCAATATTCTTGTTTACCAAATAACGAAGGCGGAATTGTTGACGATTTAATCGTTTATAAAGTTGCCGATAATCACTATATGTTGGTGGTAAATGCTTCTAACATTGAAAAAGATTGGAATTGGATTGCTGAGCACAATGATTTAGGGGTAGACATGCAAAACCTTTCTGATGACTATTCGTTATTAGCGATTCAAGGACCAAAAGCAGCAGAAGCGATGCAATCTTTAACTTCTATCGATTTAACAAATATGGGATATTACACATTCCAAATTGGTGATTTCGCAGGAAAAAGCGATGTGATTGTTTCGGCTACAGGTTATACAGGTTCGGGAGGATTTGAAGTATATTTTAAAAATGAAGATGCAGAATACATTTGGAACAAAGTTTTTGAAGCGGGTGCTGCTTTCGGAATCAAGCCAATTGGATTAGCTGCGCGTGATACGTTACGTTTAGAAATGGGATTCTGTTTATACGGAAACGACATCAACGATACGACTTCGCCATTAGAAGCAGGTTTAGGATGGATTACCAAATTTGATAAAGAATTCACAAATTCAGAAAACTTGAAAAAACAAAAAGAAGCAGGTGTTTCTCGTAAATTAGTTGGTTTCGAAATGGTAGAAAGAGGAATTCCTCGTCACGATTACGAAATTGCTGATGCAAACGGAAATGTAGTTGGAATCGTAACTTCTGGAACGCAATCTCCTTCAATGGGAATTGCAATTGGAATGGGATATGTTCCAACAGCATTATCAACACCAGATTCTGAAATTTACATTAGAATTAGAAATAAAGATATTAAAGCGAAAGTGGTTAAAATGCCGTTTTACAAAAAGTAA
- a CDS encoding YebC/PmpR family DNA-binding transcriptional regulator translates to MGRAFEFRKARKMKRWSAMAKTFTRIGKDIVIAVKEGGPNPETNARLRAVIQNAKAANMPKENVERAIKKASDKDTANYKEVLFEGYAPHGIAILIETATDNNNRTVANIRSYFNKCNGTMGTQGSVEFMFDHTCNFRIPAEGQDVEELELEMIDFGVEEIFADEDGILMYAPFESFGAIQKELEARGLEILSSGFERIPQVTKELTPEQVADVEKLLEKIEEDDDVMNVYHTMQESAE, encoded by the coding sequence ATGGGAAGAGCGTTTGAATTTAGAAAAGCCCGTAAAATGAAACGTTGGTCAGCAATGGCTAAAACGTTTACAAGAATTGGAAAAGATATCGTAATTGCCGTTAAAGAAGGCGGTCCAAATCCTGAAACTAATGCACGTTTAAGAGCGGTTATCCAAAATGCGAAAGCAGCGAATATGCCGAAGGAAAACGTTGAGCGTGCCATTAAAAAAGCATCAGATAAAGATACGGCTAACTATAAAGAAGTGTTGTTTGAAGGCTATGCACCTCACGGAATTGCTATTTTGATTGAAACGGCTACGGATAACAACAACAGAACGGTTGCTAACATTAGAAGTTACTTCAACAAATGCAATGGAACAATGGGAACACAAGGTTCGGTTGAATTTATGTTTGATCATACGTGTAATTTTAGAATTCCAGCAGAAGGACAAGATGTGGAAGAATTAGAATTAGAAATGATTGATTTTGGTGTAGAAGAAATCTTTGCAGATGAAGACGGCATTTTAATGTATGCTCCTTTTGAAAGCTTTGGTGCTATCCAAAAAGAATTGGAAGCTCGTGGATTAGAAATCTTATCTTCTGGATTTGAAAGAATACCACAAGTAACCAAAGAATTAACACCTGAACAAGTAGCAGATGTTGAAAAGCTATTAGAAAAAATTGAAGAAGACGATGACGTTATGAACGTATATCATACGATGCAAGAAAGCGCTGAGTAA
- a CDS encoding carboxypeptidase-like regulatory domain-containing protein, translating to MKKNILLILFLLIPFISHSQQEEYEEIKIKIIIDKGPLPGANIYIENLEKNDSFTTDFEGEAIIKIPKDKDLIRLSFMGPIVRFKILRPTDYIVVDLDSKKVWYYFNGKKIKKKKIKFTK from the coding sequence ATGAAAAAAAATATACTTTTAATATTATTTTTATTGATTCCTTTTATATCGCATTCACAACAGGAAGAATATGAAGAGATTAAAATAAAAATTATTATAGACAAAGGACCTTTGCCTGGAGCGAATATTTATATAGAAAACTTAGAAAAAAATGATTCATTTACTACAGATTTTGAAGGCGAAGCTATCATAAAGATTCCTAAAGACAAAGATCTTATAAGATTGAGTTTTATGGGACCTATTGTCAGATTTAAAATCTTAAGACCAACAGATTATATTGTTGTTGATTTGGACTCAAAAAAAGTTTGGTATTACTTCAATGGAAAAAAAATTAAAAAGAAGAAAATTAAATTTACCAAATAA